The stretch of DNA TTGCGCATGAGTCTTACACTCCTATTATCCCTGATCTTATTGTGGACTTTGCTTTTTCTGAATCACAGCTAAGCACACTAGCAGGAAGACGCGTGACCAACCTTGATGTCCTAAGAATCTGCACAGAACTGATGAAGTTAATGCTTAAAAGCCGTGCCAACGACACGATGTCTCGTCTTGAAGAAAGAGAGCTCATGGAAAGAGAAGCTCTGAAATTAGCAGAAAGTTATTCACGCCAAGCTAAGTATGCCCGATGGTTAGGGATAGCAACAGCAACCTTGGGTATTTTAGGAGCCATTTCTCCTATGGTCGGAGAAATTTCTGGTGATAGTATTTTAGGATTTGTCCAAAGAATTTCTGGAAGATTCAAAGATGCGACTGCGAAAACCTTCTTTAAGGGAGTAGGAAAAGTGTTCACCTCTCTATCCCAACTTACTGAAGCAGCTTCTAAAGTACACGAGTTATCAGAAAGTTCTGTACGAGCAGTCGCTGAGTACAGAAAAGAAATCTTCAGAATGAGACAGGATGAAGTCACCCGTACGATTGAGGAAGTCAAAGACAACTGGAAAAGTATGGATAATTTTCTTCTAAATATTCTGCAAACAGAACACGATGCTGTTCGCAGCCTCTATCAGTAAAATTAAGAATCTTTTCGAATATTTTTATATGCTATTGTCTTACCCCAAGGGAAGCGCACGGAACAACTCTTTTCAGTGAAGAAGAATTCCCTTCCCTTAGAAAAAGAATCCAAAGGAAAGGAAATACTAATTACTACACTTCCTGGAGCCATTTCTGATAATTTAAGAATGGTCTCGTTCAATAATCGTCGTGAAAACGAAGAACCATAAAAATAGACGTAAGAAGCCCGCGATAAAGTTACATTTTTAAAATCTTCAATATGGAATAATGCTAATCCTGAAGATAGCCTACGATGCATATTCGAAGAAAAATGAATAAAGTTCGGTTGATTATCAATCCCTATAACTTGGCATCGCACAACATGAGAAAACCAAAAGCATACCTTTCCTAAGCCACATCCCAAATCATAAAGAACATCTCGGGAAGTAATATCAAAAGCTTGGCTAACCTTTGCAAGAACAGACCACGGAGTCTCACCATAGACATTTCCTTCCTTCAGTAGAGAGGCTTCTGGGAGACAACTAAGTTTCGCATAAGGACAATGCCTTAGAGAATATACATACTTACCAATGTCATAAAAAAACAACTTGGGGTACTTCAAATACAGAGAACTAAAAAGGTAGATGCCTTCTCGGAACGAGAAAAGTACTCTATAAATCAATCTCAAAGAAAACTGAGCAAGTAAACCTAAAGATTTAAGAATAACGGAGTTCTTTCGGCAATTGAAATACGACATTTTCTACGGAAAATATATCATTTTCTATTTCTAAACCAGAGATAATTTCTGATAGCTTTTGAATACAAGCTTGTACCACATCTTCAGGAGTCGAGGCCCCCGCGGTAATTGCTATATCTCCAGGATAATCTAAGATCTTCTTACCAATATCTTCAGGACTATTAATCAAATCAGCACGAACCCCCCTCTTCAAAGCTATTTCACAAAGACGATTGGAATTCGAGCTATTCACATCCCCAACTACAAAGACGTGGTTCACACGAGGCAAAATAGAACGCAATGCTTTCTGACGGTTCGTGGTTGCATAACAAATCGAAGAACTAGGAAGGGTAATTATAAAAGGATAACGCTTTTGCAAAGCCCCCGCTATCTCCTGAACATCATCCAAACTCAATGTTGTTTGGGTAATATAAAATAAAGGTGTATTAGGACCAAAAGGTAAAGCCTCTACATCAGCAACACTCTCTACAACAGTAACACTTTCGGGAGCTTCTCCAATAATACCGATCACCTCAACATGCTTCTTATGGCCTATCAATACTATTTGGTATCCTTTACCTGCGTATAACTTTACAGCAGAATGCACTTTAGTAACCAAACCACACGTAGCATCAATATCAATAAGATTACGGGCTTTTGCTTCCGCTCTAACTGCAGGAGAAATTCCGTGAGCTGAATAAATGACTCTCTCACCCCCAGGAACATCGGCAAGTTCCTCAACAAAGATAGCACCCTTAGCTCGTAAGAAGTTAACAACATGACGATTATGAACAATCTCATGTTTTACATAGATAGGAGCCCCCCATTTTTCTAAAGCAACTTCTACAACCTGAATAGCGCGAACAACTCCAGAACAAAATCCTCTAGGGCTACACACTATAAGCTTTCTCATAATAATCACAGTTAGACAAACATAAAAAGCGCACTTTCAAGTATTTAATTTGAAAGTGCACCTAGTTTAAAATAAAGATAAAAAATATTCTAGCTGATTCTTGTTTGTGTAGTGGGAGCTGTTGTGGGATTTGAAATTCGCACAACTTCGGGCGCCTCTTGCTGAGGTTCCTCTTCGCTTTTCTTAGCACTCTCGGCCAAAGAAGTTACAACTATAGTTTTTACTGTCTCAACGTAGTCAGAAAACCTGCCTGTTTGCAGATCCTTGGAGGTAAATCCTAAATCAATATGAGGAGCGACTCCTAAGTTCTCAATGTATTCACCATCTGGCCTAACAGCTAAGGATCCTGTTAAAGAAACACTTTTGATTCCAGAACGGTTAGGGAAATTCACCTGGAAAACAAAACCTCCAGCTCCTGCTGTCGCTTTCCCGATTATAGTCGCACGTCCATTATCCTTCAAAATAGCGGGCGCTAAATCTCCACAAGAATAGTCATCTTCGTTTATCAACATAAATAAAGGTTTGGTAAACCGATGTTTGGGATGAGGCTGAATCTGTCCAAATCCTAGCAAAGGCATAGGCTTTGAAAGATTAATATCACCAGCGGCCCAGCAAGCAAGAACATTTTGAGAAAAGCTTTGGAGAGATGCTACAGCATGCATATCCATGCAATACCCTTCCATAGTTTCTCCAAGCACAGCAGCTGCTTGCTCATCTGTAAAGACATCTTCTAGCAAATCTTGCCAATGCAAAGCGGAGCTAACTTCATCTTGCGTAAGAATCATTCTATGTTTAGGAGTCTCTAAAGGACGATTTATCAACATAGACAGTAAGGAATACAGATAAAAAACACTTCCTCCAGGATTATTGGTCTGATCAATAATCAAAGCGTCAGATTCTTTTTGAAAAACATCGATAATCTCGCCAAAGAGTTCCCAGGGATTCTCTTTATGATTATCGTCAGTTCCTTCTAATTCAGACCAAACATAAGAAGAAATCCTTAAGAATCCTATCCGATACGGATTACCCTGAGCATCTTTTGCTTTAAAAATATACGCACGATAGGGTCCTTCGTTTTGTTCCCAAATAATAGAACCAAAAGAAGGTAAAAATCCATTTCGACTACCTATGTGATGCTTGCTGTCAAAACGCTGCTTATTTTGCATCTGCAATTCTTCCCAAAAATAAGGTACCATGTAAGAGCTAAATAAAGAGCTACTAGAAACAGATTGATTTAACCCTGAACGAAAGAGTGCGCAACTTTGTGAAGGTAATTGAGGTTTGTGGTCAGGAATCAAAGGAGCAATTAAAGAAAAATCTCCGATATGCTCTGGAGTATAACGCCAACGGACTGCTGTTGAACGGATCACACCACTACTACGGCGGAGTTTTAACATGGTAATTCCCGTAGGGACATTGTCTCCAAAAGCAGCGGAACGAGATGTCAACGAACGAACTGCAGCAGAATAGTCTGTAGCACTACCTCGTCCATATCGAAGGCCCTCGATTACCTCACGGATCCCCATTCCATCTACTTCAAGAAGCTCATCCCCTACGTAAATATCACCTTGATTGGTCTGTACATCTACCACAAACACATGACCATCGTCACTCAACTTCAATACGTAAGGAATATAGGCAGATTCGCTACGATAAAAAAGAATCCCTGCATGATAATCATTTAATGATCTCATATAGTTAGAGAGCACCTTCTGGCAATAATTTGTAGTGGGTTTTTCTTCTAAGAGCAATTGCAGTCCAGCATTCTTTGTTTGCTGAGATAGATCCCAACCAAACAACAAATGCTTCCATGGCAACGGGGCATATTTCACCTTGATCAAATGCGATAATATATTTAAATCTTGATGCGCGTTCTCCTTAGTTAAATCCTTAGAAAAACCAAGAACACTGCTTGTAAATAAAAGACCAAAAACTATGGCCCCCAACTTTCCTTTTTTCATACATACCTCTTTTTTCTACTGAGAATGGTTATAAGGAGCCAGTATATTAAGACTTTAAAACATTTTTTTAAAAACATTATCTCAAAAAACTACATAAGGTTATAGAAAAGCTGAAGACACAGTCGCTGTTGTTTCTTCCGTAGAAACTTAAACGAAAAAATGCATTTTTGCTAAAACAAAATAGGAAAACAATCCAGCTAAATAACTGGTTAAAGCAATCCAGGAAATTCTTTTGAAGTACCATAAAAAGTCTACTTTTTCGAGACCCATAAAAGCAACTCCAGCTGCGGAACCAATGATCAGAATGCTCCCTCCCGTTCCTGCAGCATAAGCAATCAATTTCCACAAAGTATCATCGAGAGGAAGGTCATACATCCCCATAGTAGCAGCTACTAAGGGTACGTTATCTAAGACACTAGAAAGCAATCCTATAACAATTGCAACAATATTCCTAGAAAAGATCTTATCCATCCATACAGAAAAATCTGTAAGCAAATTAGCAAAAGATAATGCGTTAACAGCGAGTAGAATTCCAATAAAAAACGTAATCGAAGAGATATCAATTTTAGTCAGAATATGAGGAATTCGCAAATGATAACGATCCTCACCATGAGGAGAATGAATCCAGTCACTCGTTAACCAGAGAAGACCTAAACCTAACAAAGCTCCCATAAAAGGAGGCAATCCTAAACACGCCTTCCAAACAGGAACCATGAGTAGTGAACCCAAACCAATGAAAATAATCCAGAGACTCTTGGGAGGCGCGGATTGTAACTCTACTTCCTTGGCAATTAAAGTATTCCCTCGTTTGCGAAAGAAAAATTGACCGCAGAAACCAGCTACCAATACACACACCAAACTCGGGACAAATAAAGAACGTATAATTCCCCAGGAAGTAATCTTATTATTAATCCATAACATTGTCGTAGTTACATCCCCAAGGGGGGTCCATGCCCCACCAGCATTCACTGCAATTACACAAATAGCTCCTAATAACAAGCGGTCTTCCCTAGACTTTACTAGACGCTTTAAAATTGAGATAATGATAATGATAGATGTAAGATTGTCTAAGGCCGCTGATAAAAAAAAGCTAAGCCCAATAAGAACCCAAAGAAGAAGTGTTCGTGACTGAATACGACAACACCTGACGATCACAGAAAATCCTTTGTGCGCATCAATAAGTTCGACAATAGCCATTGCTGAGAACAAGAAGAAAATCACTTGGGACATGTCCGCAATTTCTTCAACTAAAATCATATGATCTGCCATAGGAATATGAGAGAAACAGACTAACCACATCAATCCTCCCATAGCTAAGGCAATCGCAGATTTATTGACTCTAACAATATGTTCGAAGACAATCGCGAGATACCCAAATAAAAATAGCGCACACAATTGTAATTTCAGCATGGTCACCCCTAAAATGATCTAGTCATCTACTCTACTCCTAACTCTTACAGAGGTAAAGAAGGAAAAATTTTTGTAATTATTCTTTAACAGAACCTTAGATAGAGGAGATATGAAGAAAAAAGACTGAAAAATTGCACGAACCATTTGACAAAGATTCAAAAGAATCGAAAAAATAGCAACCACTCGCTTCTATTTTAGGTTATTGCATTGTGAAAGTCCCTTGGGCGTTTAAGAACTTCATCCCTAAACTCTACACAAGTATCAAAGAAGGCTATTCATTTAATACCTTCAAAAAAGATTTCCTAGCAGGAATTACTGTAGGAATTCTAGCCTTTCCTTTTGCTATTGCCGTAGCAATCGGTGTCGGAGTCTCTCCCCTTCAAGGACTAGTAGCTTCTATTGTCGGAGGCCTTCTTGCTTCTGCCCTCGGAGGAAGTAACGTTCTGATTTCGGGGCCAACCAGTGCCTTTATTTCTATTTTATACTGCCTATCCGCAAAATATGGAGCTGAGGCGCTTTTTACCGTCACATTGATGGCTGGAATTTTTCTTATCGCCTTCGGACTCACTGGCTTAGGCACATTCATTAAATACATGCCCTACCCCGTTGTGACAGGATTAACCACAGGACTTGCTGTAATTATATTTTCTTCACAAATTAAAGATTTCCTGGGTTTACAAATGGGAACGAGTGTTCCTGTAGATTTTCTTGCTAAATGGGTGGCTTATTGGGATCACTTATGGACTTGGGACAGTAAGTCCTTTGCGGTGGGTCTCTTTACCCTATTGATCATGATCTATTTCCGAAACTACAAGCCTCGCTATCCTGGAGTCATGATTGCTATTGTAACAGCGACCACTCTAGTTTGGTTACTTAAAATTGATATTCCTACGATTGGCAGTCGTTATGGATCTCTACCAACCGCGATTCCTCTACCTAAAATTCCTCAGTTGAGTATCACGAAAATTCTTCAACTTATGCCAGACGCCCTGACTATTGCAGTCTTATCGGGATTAGAGACTTTGCTAGCCGCCGTGGTCGCTGATGGAATGACAGGATGGCGTCACCAGTCCAACTGTCAACTTGTAGCCCAAGGTATAGCGAACATCGGAACATCGTTATTTTCAGGAATCCCCGTCACAGGATCACTATCACGTACAGCTGCTAGCATCAAATCTGGAGCAACCACTCCCGTAGCAGGAATCCTCCACTCAATCTTTATTTGCTTTATCTTGCTTCTTCTGGCTCCACTGACTATCAAAATTCCTCTTACTTGCCTCGCTGCCGTCCTAATTTTGATTGCGTGGAATATGAGTGAAATCCACCATTTTCTCCATCTCTTTACAGCTCCTAAAAAAGACATTGTGGTTCTCCTTACCGTGTTTATCCTCACAGTAATGACAACGATCACAGCAGCAGTACAAGTAGGTATGATGCTAGCGGCATTCTTATTTATGAAACAGATGAGCGATCTTTCCGATGTGATCTCAACAGCCAAATACTTCGACGATGATAATCAACCCAAGGATTCCGACTTTTTAAACAAAGCCGAAGTTCCTCAAAACACAGAAATCTATGAAATTAATGGTCCCTTCTTTTTTGGAATTGCAGATAGGTTAAAAAATCTTCTTAATGATATAGAAAAGCCCCCCAAAATCTTTATTCTATGTATGACGCGAGTCCCTACAATAGATGCCTCGGCTATGCATGCATTGGAAGAATTTTTCTTAGAATGTGACCGCCAAGGGACCCTTCTCCTGCTCGCTGGAGTTAAGAAAACTCCCCTTGCCGACCTAAAACGCTATCATCTAGATGAGCTTATTGGAGTGGATCATATCTTCTCGAATATTAAAAGTGCTCTTCTCTTTGCCCAAGCTTTAACAAACCTAGAAAGCAAAACTGCAACGCGTCACCTAACCTAAACCCTAGAGAAGACATCTTCAATATCGTTGAACAGTCCTGAAGAGAAAATAAGCTCAGCATTCCCGTTCCTCAAAAATTTAATGGTCGCCAACCATATTCTCAGGGACTACCAGATGATCAAATTCCTTGTCAGAAAGATATTCCAAAGATATACAGGCCTCTTTCAAAGATAAATTTTCATGAAAAGCTTTCAGTGCTGCTTTCGAACACTTGTCATAACCTATGATAGGAGCTAAAGCTGTAACTAACATCAAAGAATTGTTTACATTATCTTGTAAACGAACTTTATTCGCTTTTAATCCTACAACAAAGAATTCAGAGAAGGCCCTCATTCCCTCAGAAAGCAGATCCACAGATTGCAGAAAATTATAGATTATCACAGGCTTCATCACATTAAGCTCAAAGTTTCCTCGGCTCCCGCTAATAATGATTGTTTGGTTATTACCAAACACTTGAGCACAAACCATCTGGAGAGCTTCACACTGCGTAGGATTTACCTTGCCAGGCATAATAGAAGATCCAGGTTCATTTTCAGGGAAAAATAGCTCCCCTAAACCACACCTGGGTCCTGAACCTAAAAAGCTCAAATCAGTAGCTATCTTAGTTAAAGCAGATGCTAAAGTTGCTAATGACCCATGGGCATCTACCAAAGCATCGTGGCAAGAAAGTGCTGAAAAGTAATTGGAAGCTGGAATAAATGGCTCGCCAGTTTCCTCCCTTAAGTAATGTATTACCTTTTGAACGAACCCTTCAGGAACATTTAACCCAGTCCCTACAGCAGTAGCTCCAATCGCAAGCTCGTATAAATGAGCTAAAGAAAACGCTATACTCTCTAAGCAATGACGCAATTGACTGCTATAACCAGAAAATTCCTGACCTAACGTCATAGGAACCGCATCCATAAGATGCGTACGACCTATCTTGACATCATGACGAAATTCTTCAGCTTTACCGTCTAAAACCCGAATCATATGATCTAAAGCAGGTAGTAACTTGTTTTTTAAACTAATTACACTAGCGATATGCATCGCTGTAGGGAAAACATCATTCGAAGACTGAGATTTGTTCACATGATCATTCGGATGGATGGGATCCTTACTACCCACCAGTCCTCCGTGATGACGAATAGCAAGATTAGCAATAACCTCGTTCACATTCATATTAGATTGGGTGCCACTCCCCGTTTGCCAAACTTTTAACGGGAAATGCTCTTCAAAACCTCCTTCTAAAATCTCATCGGCAGCAGAAACTATCATATCGCAATGTTTGGAATCCAAAAATCCTAAATCTTGATTCGCCTTAGCAGCACATTTTTTAATCCATACCAGAGCCCGTATTACCTCATAAGGCATTAACTCGGGTCCCCAAGAAAAAAAATTCCTAGAACGCATAGTTTGCGCCCCGTACAACTTATCCTCAGGGACCTCTACTATTCCTAAGCTATCCTTTTCTTGTCGCATATCTATATCTTCCCTATAATCCAGCTTTTTTTCCTCGTGAACTACATCAAAATGAAAAAAAAAGTTACCTGCTACTTTGTTATTATTTTTTTCCTACTACTCCTCTGGGAGATAGCGTCGCGCCATCAACCTACACTTTCGTTTCTATGTCCTCCCCCCTCGAGCATTGCCTCAAGTACTCTTCGCTCCCTACCACTCTTGTTAACATCTTCTTGGCACACGTTAAAAGCTATTTTGGGAGGATTCTTCCTTGCGATCATCCTCTCAATAACTCTCGCAACGATTATGCTATCTTATAAATCAGCTAAAGATCTCCTACAACCTTTTTTCATCCTGCTACAGTGCACCCCCATGTTTGCCCTAGCTCCACTTATTGTACTTTGGTTTGGCTGGGGACTCAGTGCTGTGATCATCCCTACAGCACTGACGATATTCTTTCCTTTAACTTTGACTATCTATCAAGGGATCCTATCCACACCAGAAGAACTTATGGAACAGTTCATTCTCTGCGGAGCTACAAAATTTCAGCTCCTTATCAAACTCCGTATTCCCCATGCCCTCCCCCATATATTCTCAGGTTTAAAAATTGCCATAGGATCTGCAGGATTTGCTGCCATTGCAGGAGAATGGGTAGCTTCACAATCAGGTCTCGGTATCCTCATCCTCGAAAGTCGTAGAAATTATGAAATGGAAGTGGCATTCGCGGGACTCGCGACGCTCACACTTCTCACTCTTACCCTCTTCCAAATCACCTTGTTAAGTGAAAAATTGGTTTTTTCCCTATTTCGGGTAAAACGTATAAGCCATAAGCGCAAATCAGTAGCTAAAAAAGCTTTATTCGTACTTTGTTTAATCCCTATAATACTTATTCCCTGGAAAGGACATTCTAAATCTCCTTCTAATAAAAAAAATCTTACTTCACTAACACTTCTACTCGATTGGACTCCTAATCCTAATCACATTCCCCTCTATGCAGGAATAGCCAAAGGATACTTCAAAAAACATGGTTTAAATCTACAACTCCAAAAAAATACAGACTCGAGCTCTGCAGTTCCCCATGTCCTTTTTGAACAAGTCGATATGGCTCTTTATCATGCTCTGGGCATCGTCAAGACCTCTATAAAAGGTATGCCTATACAAATCATAGGCAGATTGATAGACAGTTCCCTACAAGGTTTTCTCTACAGGAGTGAAGACCCTATTAATAAATTTGAAGACCTAAATAACAAGGTCTTAGGCTTCTGCTTAAATAACTCCAGAGATCTTAATCGTCTACTTGAGACCCTACGTCGTAACGGTGTCGTTCCTTCCGAAGTGAAAAATGTGAGTTCTGATCTCATCTCGCCAATGCTATTAAAGAAAATCGACTTCCTCTACGGCGCCTTCTACAATATTGAAGGAATAAAATTAAAAACTTTAGGCATGCCTGTACAATGTTTTCTCTCGGACACCTATGATCTTCCTACAGGCCCTCAGTTAATTGTCTTTGCTAAAAAAGGAACGAAAGCTAGTCAACCCGAAATTCTAGAAGCCTTCCAAAAAGCGCTTCAAGCGAGCATAGTATTCTCACAAAACCATCCCGAAGATGCGTTTAAACTCTACGCTAAAGCAACTAGAAATATACCTAAAAATCTCAATGAGGAGTATCTCCAATGGGAGGAAACCTTCCCTCTACTAGCTCAGTCACAGGCTCCTTTAAATAAAGATATCGTGAACAAACTCCTCCAAACAATTAGTAAACGATATCCTGAACTTTCTTCGGAAGTTGCTCAGTTTTCTCTAAACGATCTCTATAATTCTTTGCTATAACAAGAAGAGAGGACATAACTAACTATCTCTTTTACACATCCAGTTCAAAAAAATGTTACCTATAAATAAAAATTTATACAAATCTCAATACTCAATAAACTCTTTCTATTGAATAGCATCCTCTAGAGGATTCCCTTGAAAATAATAGGAAATGAGGTTAAAAAACTAGCCCATGATACAATTTTCTTTTTTGTTACCCCAAGCATGTATTTTGCTGTTGGCCTCCGATTCTTTAACTAATGTCTTAGCGTTACACTATCTCCTCACAAACTATTCGTTAAAGCAACGGATGCTTATTTTATTACGAGAGAGCTGCTTCGCATTCATTGCTATGTTTGCTCTTTATGGACTCTCTCTCGGGGGTCTAAAAATATTGAATACCCCAGTCTGCACTATACAAGTTGTTGGGGGAATTGCTGTGACCTTAACAGGAGCTAGAGCTGTCTTGCGATTGGGAAAAGAAGAAGCCTGGATCCCTTATAAATTCAGTGTTCCTCAAGCATCTTCTCCGTGGATTTCTCCAATAGCCCTCCCACTGATGTTTGGACCCTCATGGTTAGCAGCTTGCTGTACACTCATAGGAGGAAATCACAATACCTGGATCAATTTCCAAATCCTAATTCTCAGCTGGACGCTCATTACCCTATCTACCTTCTCCCTTCAAATCTTCTGTAAAAGAAACAAAGTACTCCTCGCCACACAAACAGTTCTAGGACTTTTTGTGACCATTGTGGGGACCCAACTTCTAGTTTCAGGATTACAACAAGCATTTTTATAGAATAAGCTATGCTCACCTTAATTAATCTTAGTCTGCTATTTTATGTCCTCTTCGATTCTCCTGGGTCGATTCCCATCTTCGTTGCCTTGTTAAAAAACTTTTCCCGAAAAAAACAACAAAGGATAATCCTGAGAGAATGCCTGTTTGCTCTCGGAGCTCTGGTTATTTTCGTCACTTTTGGAAGAAGCTTCTTCCAGTTTTTGGATATTTCTCTGTACTCTTTTCAAATCATAGGCGGTTTTCTCCTCTTTGTCGTCTCTCTGAAAATGATGCTGGCACCGATGCCAGCAAAGACTAAAGACGACAACTCGAAAACAGAACCTATATTCTTTCCCTTAGCTTTTCCAGTAATCACAGGCCCTGCTGTCATTACAGCAATCCTTAGCTACATGGAAGAGGGAGTGCATTCTAGGGAAATTATTTTTACTGCAATGATCGTCGCTTGGACGTTTTCTTTATTTACTCTGCTATGCTCGAGCTTTTTTGATCGTGTTTTGGGAAATTTCGGACTCCTTGCCTTGGAAAGATTATTCGGTATTGCTCTACTACTTATGTCAGCAAACCTTATGTTGAAAGGCATCTCAATTGCGTTTAATATGGGCTTTTATATTGGGTGATCCTTATGAAAAGAAACGAGCCTTGTTGGTGTGGGAGTCAACGTAAATGGAAACAGTGTCATTATCCCCAACCTCCCAAAATGTCTTCGGAAGCATTAAAGCAACATTACGCTTCCCAATATAGCATCATACTCAAAACTCCAGAACAAAAAGCAAAAATCTATACTGCCTGTCAAGTTACAGCGCGTATTTTAGATGAGCTATGCAAAGCATCTCAAAAGGGCGTAACTACAAATGAATTGGATCAGTTTTCGCAAGAGCTGCACAAGAAATATGATGCCATTGCTGCTCCACTCCACTACGGCTCACCACCATTTCCAAAGACAATCTGTACCTCATTAAATGAGATTATTTGCCATGGAATTCCTAACGATATTCCACTAAAAGACGGTGATATCATGAACATAGATGTGTCCTGCATTGTTGATGGCTACTACGGAGACTGCAGCCGTATGGTGATGATCGGAGAGGTTCCAGAAATTAAAAAGAAAGTATGCCAAGCATCTTTAGAATGTCTTAACGATGCTATAGCTATTTTAAAACCAGGCATTGCCCTTTGTGAAATTGGCGAAGCTATAGAGGCTCGGTCTGACCTCTATGGATTTTCTGTCGTAGACCAGTTTGTGGGACACGGCGTTGGAATTGAGTTTCACGAAAACCCCTATGTACCACATTATAGAAACCGCTCTATGATTCCTCTAGCACCAGGAATGATCTTTACTATAGA from Candidatus Chlamydia corallus encodes:
- a CDS encoding SAM-dependent methyltransferase, whose protein sequence is MSYFNCRKNSVILKSLGLLAQFSLRLIYRVLFSFREGIYLFSSLYLKYPKLFFYDIGKYVYSLRHCPYAKLSCLPEASLLKEGNVYGETPWSVLAKVSQAFDITSRDVLYDLGCGLGKVCFWFSHVVRCQVIGIDNQPNFIHFSSNMHRRLSSGLALFHIEDFKNVTLSRASYVYFYGSSFSRRLLNETILKLSEMAPGSVVISISFPLDSFSKGREFFFTEKSCSVRFPWGKTIAYKNIRKDS
- the ispH gene encoding 4-hydroxy-3-methylbut-2-enyl diphosphate reductase, encoding MRKLIVCSPRGFCSGVVRAIQVVEVALEKWGAPIYVKHEIVHNRHVVNFLRAKGAIFVEELADVPGGERVIYSAHGISPAVRAEAKARNLIDIDATCGLVTKVHSAVKLYAGKGYQIVLIGHKKHVEVIGIIGEAPESVTVVESVADVEALPFGPNTPLFYITQTTLSLDDVQEIAGALQKRYPFIITLPSSSICYATTNRQKALRSILPRVNHVFVVGDVNSSNSNRLCEIALKRGVRADLINSPEDIGKKILDYPGDIAITAGASTPEDVVQACIQKLSEIISGLEIENDIFSVENVVFQLPKELRYS
- a CDS encoding protease-like activity factor CPAF, giving the protein MKKGKLGAIVFGLLFTSSVLGFSKDLTKENAHQDLNILSHLIKVKYAPLPWKHLLFGWDLSQQTKNAGLQLLLEEKPTTNYCQKVLSNYMRSLNDYHAGILFYRSESAYIPYVLKLSDDGHVFVVDVQTNQGDIYVGDELLEVDGMGIREVIEGLRYGRGSATDYSAAVRSLTSRSAAFGDNVPTGITMLKLRRSSGVIRSTAVRWRYTPEHIGDFSLIAPLIPDHKPQLPSQSCALFRSGLNQSVSSSSLFSSYMVPYFWEELQMQNKQRFDSKHHIGSRNGFLPSFGSIIWEQNEGPYRAYIFKAKDAQGNPYRIGFLRISSYVWSELEGTDDNHKENPWELFGEIIDVFQKESDALIIDQTNNPGGSVFYLYSLLSMLINRPLETPKHRMILTQDEVSSALHWQDLLEDVFTDEQAAAVLGETMEGYCMDMHAVASLQSFSQNVLACWAAGDINLSKPMPLLGFGQIQPHPKHRFTKPLFMLINEDDYSCGDLAPAILKDNGRATIIGKATAGAGGFVFQVNFPNRSGIKSVSLTGSLAVRPDGEYIENLGVAPHIDLGFTSKDLQTGRFSDYVETVKTIVVTSLAESAKKSEEEPQQEAPEVVRISNPTTAPTTQTRIS
- a CDS encoding NhaD family Na+:H+ antiporter, with amino-acid sequence MLKLQLCALFLFGYLAIVFEHIVRVNKSAIALAMGGLMWLVCFSHIPMADHMILVEEIADMSQVIFFLFSAMAIVELIDAHKGFSVIVRCCRIQSRTLLLWVLIGLSFFLSAALDNLTSIIIIISILKRLVKSREDRLLLGAICVIAVNAGGAWTPLGDVTTTMLWINNKITSWGIIRSLFVPSLVCVLVAGFCGQFFFRKRGNTLIAKEVELQSAPPKSLWIIFIGLGSLLMVPVWKACLGLPPFMGALLGLGLLWLTSDWIHSPHGEDRYHLRIPHILTKIDISSITFFIGILLAVNALSFANLLTDFSVWMDKIFSRNIVAIVIGLLSSVLDNVPLVAATMGMYDLPLDDTLWKLIAYAAGTGGSILIIGSAAGVAFMGLEKVDFLWYFKRISWIALTSYLAGLFSYFVLAKMHFFV
- a CDS encoding solute carrier family 26 protein, translating into MVKVPWAFKNFIPKLYTSIKEGYSFNTFKKDFLAGITVGILAFPFAIAVAIGVGVSPLQGLVASIVGGLLASALGGSNVLISGPTSAFISILYCLSAKYGAEALFTVTLMAGIFLIAFGLTGLGTFIKYMPYPVVTGLTTGLAVIIFSSQIKDFLGLQMGTSVPVDFLAKWVAYWDHLWTWDSKSFAVGLFTLLIMIYFRNYKPRYPGVMIAIVTATTLVWLLKIDIPTIGSRYGSLPTAIPLPKIPQLSITKILQLMPDALTIAVLSGLETLLAAVVADGMTGWRHQSNCQLVAQGIANIGTSLFSGIPVTGSLSRTAASIKSGATTPVAGILHSIFICFILLLLAPLTIKIPLTCLAAVLILIAWNMSEIHHFLHLFTAPKKDIVVLLTVFILTVMTTITAAVQVGMMLAAFLFMKQMSDLSDVISTAKYFDDDNQPKDSDFLNKAEVPQNTEIYEINGPFFFGIADRLKNLLNDIEKPPKIFILCMTRVPTIDASAMHALEEFFLECDRQGTLLLLAGVKKTPLADLKRYHLDELIGVDHIFSNIKSALLFAQALTNLESKTATRHLT
- the fumC gene encoding class II fumarate hydratase; the encoded protein is MRQEKDSLGIVEVPEDKLYGAQTMRSRNFFSWGPELMPYEVIRALVWIKKCAAKANQDLGFLDSKHCDMIVSAADEILEGGFEEHFPLKVWQTGSGTQSNMNVNEVIANLAIRHHGGLVGSKDPIHPNDHVNKSQSSNDVFPTAMHIASVISLKNKLLPALDHMIRVLDGKAEEFRHDVKIGRTHLMDAVPMTLGQEFSGYSSQLRHCLESIAFSLAHLYELAIGATAVGTGLNVPEGFVQKVIHYLREETGEPFIPASNYFSALSCHDALVDAHGSLATLASALTKIATDLSFLGSGPRCGLGELFFPENEPGSSIMPGKVNPTQCEALQMVCAQVFGNNQTIIISGSRGNFELNVMKPVIIYNFLQSVDLLSEGMRAFSEFFVVGLKANKVRLQDNVNNSLMLVTALAPIIGYDKCSKAALKAFHENLSLKEACISLEYLSDKEFDHLVVPENMVGDH